A genomic region of Lates calcarifer isolate ASB-BC8 linkage group LG9, TLL_Latcal_v3, whole genome shotgun sequence contains the following coding sequences:
- the sec14l7 gene encoding SEC14-like protein 2, producing the protein MSGRVGDLSPKQAEILTQFRERIQDILPNLPAQHDHYLLRWLRARSFNIQKAEAMIRKHVEFRRQLKVDTIITDWEPPEVIQKYVSGGMCGYDREGSPIWYDVIGPLDPKGLLLSATKQDFLKTKIRHTEMLRRECQRQSEKLGKNIEAITLIYDCEGLGLKHIWKPAIETYGEILTMFEENYPEGLKRVFLIKAPKMFPMAYNLIKHFLCEETRRKIIVLGSNWQEVLHKHIDPEQLPVVYGGTLTDPDGDPRCRTMIKYGGTVPKSYYVQDSVKVQYDNSVTISRGSVFQLECDVKAPSSLLRCQFASDGADIGFGVYRRTKEGGGQKVAEMLQVLPSERYNAHLVPEDNCLTCPEPGVYVLCFDNSYSILQSKRVSYKVEVLPPPDTQMQSPHSRGDRRLQ; encoded by the exons ATGAGTGGACGAGTCGGAGACTTGAGCCCGAAACAGGCTGAAATCTTAACTCAG TTTCGGGAGAGGATCCAGGACATCCTCCCCAACCTGCCTGCACAGCATGACCACTACCTCCTCCGCTGGCTCAGAG CCCGTAGCTTCAATATTCAGAAAGCTGAGGCCATGATCAGAAAG catgTGGAGTTCAGGAGGCAGTTGAAAGTAGACACCATCATAACTGACTGGGAACCTCCAGAG GTGATTCAGAAGTACGTGTCTGGAGGGATGTGTGGTTACGACAGAGAGGGAAGTCCCATCTGGTACGACGTGATTGGTCCTCTGGATCCTAAAGGTCTGCTGCTGTCGGCCACCAAACAGGACTTCCTGAAGACCAAGATCCGACACACTGAGATGCTGCGACGGGAGTGTCAGAGGCAGTCTGAGAAG ttggGGAAGAACATTGAAGCCATCACTCTGATCTACGACTGTGAAGGTCTGGGACTCAAACACATATGGAAACCTGCCATTGAGACCTATGGAGAG atcCTCACCATGTTTGAGGAGAACTACCCCGAGGGGCTGAAAAGGGTGTTTCTTATCAAAG ctccCAAAATGTTTCCTATGGCCTACAACCTCATCAAACACTTCCTGTGCGAGGAAACACGACGCAAGATCATCGTTTTAGGAA GTAACTGGCAAGAAGTTTTACATAAACACATCGACCCGGAGCAGCTTCCTGTGGTGTACGGAGGAACCCTGACCGATCCTGACGGAGACCCTCGCTGCAGAACCATG ATCAAGTACGGCGGCACGGTGCCCAAGTCGTACTACGTTCAGGACTCTGTGAAGGTTCAGTACGATAACAGCGTCACCATCAGCCGCGGCTCCGTCTTCCAGCTGGAGTGTGATGTTAAAGCGCCCAGCAGCCTCCTGAG GTGTCAGTTTGCCAGCGACGGAGCAGACATCGGGTTCGGAGTGTACAGGCGGACCAAAGAGGGTGGAGGTCAGAAGGTGGCCGAGATGCTGCAGGTTCTGCCCAGCGAACGCTACAACGCTCACCTGGTCCCTGAGGACAACTGCCTCACCTGCCCCGAGCCTGGAGTCT ACGTGCTGTGTTTCGATAACAGCTACAGCATCCTTCAGTCTAAGAGGGTGAGCTACAAAGTGGAGGTTCTTCCTCCTCCggacacacagatgcagagtccacacagcagaggagacaggaggctgcagtga